Part of the Elusimicrobiota bacterium genome, TATTATTTCACAGTTTGGAACCAGCGCGCGCAAATCCGGGATAAGTTTTACCAACGCTTTAACTTCCCCTACTGAGGCGGCGTGCACCCATATGGGGGAGGGCCGAAGGCTGAAGGCTGTGACACTGGCCTGCCGCGGGCCCATGGCGCTGTCCGCGGCTGAAGGCTGAAGGTTGAGGGACACGGAAAGCCTTTCTTTAAGTTCCGCAAAAAAGTTCTTAAGCAGGCGCCTGCGGGGGGAAAAAATAAAAAAAACAAGGTAGCCCAGCGCGATCAGGGGGGTAAGTAAATTATAGATTATAAGAAAGATATGTGACATTTTTAGAGTAGAGAGGACAGCGGATAGGGGTCAGGGCAGGAGTTATTTATTTTCTGTACCCTTGCCGCCAGCCCCTAGTCTCTGCTGTTGTTTCGCTTTCTTTTTCTTTTTGGAAATCCAGGGGATGGAGAAAACAGTCAGGTATTTCGGGCTAAAAACACCCGACTCAAAAACAACGCCGATCTTTCCGGTTTCAAGCAGCTCAAAAAGCTCTTTTATCAATGCATTCTCAAAAAGAGGAACTGACGTGGGCTCGCAGGGGGCCGCTGTTTCCTGCGGGGGGGAAGAATGAATATAAACCGGGTCTTCAAGCTCAAAACCTTCCGGCTCGGTCTCACTGCCAAGCAGCTCTTTTACCACATTAAAGCCGGTTTCCAGAAAAACAGCGCCAGCAATCCTCTCAAGGCGGCGCAGAGTTTCTTCACTGGTAATGGCTAGCCTGCTTTCAAAAGCTTTACCAAGCGTAATCACTCCAACGGTCATGCGCGTGCCGGGCTTTCCGCTTATTCCCGCGGCTATGGAGTCCTGTTGCGGGAGATGGGCAAAAACCGTGGAAGGCTCAATGGATGAGGCGAGCCCCGCGATGTATTCTTTGGCGGCTTCTTCATCCGCAAGCCCCGCCGAGGGCAGATCCAGTCTGTGTTTGCGGGCCCTGCGCAGTATGTCGTAGGTGTAAATGGGGATTTTAAAATTCTTGATTTTGCGCATAGTCAGTGTAGAGTGTAGGGTAGATAGTGTAGAGACCATACGTACCTTTCTTAAATACTCTACACACTACACTCTCCACTATTCACTCTTCCTTCACTTCGCCCTGTGCTCCCATTGGTAAACTATGGGCGAGCAGATGAATATGGTCGAGTAGACGCCGGTAATGGTGCCTATCAGCATGCAAAAAGCGAAATTGTTTATCCCGCTGCCGCCGAAGAGGAAAAGCACCAGCACGGTTATAAAAACCGTAAGGGTGGTTATGATGGTCCTTGAAAGGCACTCATTAATGCTCATGTTTATCAATTGGCCCATGGGCATTTTGGGGAACTTTTTCATATTTTCCCTCATGCGGTCAAAAATGACGATGGTGTCGTTTATGGAGTAACCGGCTATCGTGAGGAAAGCCGCCACTATCACCAGGTCAACCTCGCGGTTGGCAAGCGACATGGCTGTTATCGCCACAAACACATCGTGCATAATGCCTATAACGCCCGCCGTGCCCCATACGGGGTTCGAGAAGCGGAACGCTACATAGACGATTATCCCGAACATAGACAGGATAATGGCAAAAAGCGCTTTCTTGCTTAAGTCGCGTCCCACCACAGGCCCCACATAATCCCGTTTTTCCTCGGTGAAGGAATCGCCCTGTATCGTTTTAAGCGCCGCGGTCATCTTGTCGGCGGTTTCATTTACATTTTCCTGGGTGCCTTTGACCTTCAAAGCGAAGGAATTGGTTTCGGAGTAGGTCTGTATGCCGGCTTCAATGCCTGCGCCCTTAAGCGCGGTCCGTATCGCGGATATGTCCACAGGCTTCTCGAACTTCACCTGCACCAGAGTACCGCCGGTAAAATCAAGGCCGAGGTCAAGGCCCTTTACGGACAGCGAGATAATGCCGGCAAGCGTTACTATTCCGGAAATAGTAAAGAAAATGAAGCGTTTTTTTACGAAATCAATATGTGTCTTTGGAAGCAGTTCTATCATATACTGAGCTCCTTTGGATTTGAGGTGAGCCAAAATTCGTAAAAGGCCCTGGTAACGAACACGGAGGTGAACATACCGATCAGCAGGCCGATGGTCAGCGTCACGGCAAAACCTTTCACGGGTCCCGAACCGAACTGGAACAGGAATACGGCTGCGATCCAGGTGGTCATGTTGGAGTCAAGGATGGCGCTCCAGGCCTTGTCGTAGCCCGTGGGAATGACCATTGCCACCGGTTTTGAGAGATGCATTTCTTCGCGCATGCGCTCAAGTATAAGCACATTGGCGTCTATGGCCATAGCAAGCGACAATATCATACCGGCTATTCCCGGCAGGGTAAGAGTGGCCGAAAAATAGCTCAAGGCCGCAAGCAGAATAACGAAGTTGAGAACCAGGGCCACATCCGCTATGAAGCCGCCGCCTTTGTAATAAAAC contains:
- the secF gene encoding protein translocase subunit SecF; translation: MIELLPKTHIDFVKKRFIFFTISGIVTLAGIISLSVKGLDLGLDFTGGTLVQVKFEKPVDISAIRTALKGAGIEAGIQTYSETNSFALKVKGTQENVNETADKMTAALKTIQGDSFTEEKRDYVGPVVGRDLSKKALFAIILSMFGIIVYVAFRFSNPVWGTAGVIGIMHDVFVAITAMSLANREVDLVIVAAFLTIAGYSINDTIVIFDRMRENMKKFPKMPMGQLINMSINECLSRTIITTLTVFITVLVLFLFGGSGINNFAFCMLIGTITGVYSTIFICSPIVYQWEHRAK